In one window of Drosophila innubila isolate TH190305 chromosome 2L unlocalized genomic scaffold, UK_Dinn_1.0 4_B_2L, whole genome shotgun sequence DNA:
- the LOC117781895 gene encoding protein sickie-like has protein sequence MVNRQIAPAYAKVNGGTAIPLPATVMVQRRCPPDKVRPLPPTPNHTPSIPGLGKSGIDFNTSRPNSPPTSNHTIQSLKSGNNNSLRPPTVKSNHQSGIPSPSSLNAVAPSAPQKHSMLDKLKLFNKEKQQNVVNAAAAASKTQIQSKRTSSSSGFSSARSERSDSSLSLNDGHNSQLKPPSISVSVQKSQQKHNTKQSKLLAAQQKKDQSKTGKLDKKEKSPARSLHKEEQQSGMSGNESRSSTMGRAGKSSLMRGNIEKNTAKTSSKSSLHSKSDSKCSLKSQGQSQQLLQSPSGTGLPKPIAAIKGTSKLPQLGVANGSGELFKRESSDISANQANISQEQQQQSQQQLAVNQATHILKALPSTPPQPPPYYANAPPPPPPHASHISGVPHGAGYSGHGSGYLSEPSTPQHGGIYGSSRLPPPKSALSAPRKLEYNAGPHILSSPPARSPLQRPTHNSAPNTPTASPSKFHTIPSKIVGTIYESKEEQLPSTAAQSAAAAASASASASASSVLPMRPLLRGYNSHVTLPTRGSRGGQQHHHHHHHHPHQSYLDFCESDLGQGYCSDGDALRVGSSTSSSRYHDIDNGYLSEGSSGLSGTGSAGAGVSHGKHFLSMMRARTQLPTTIEER, from the exons ACAAATAGCTCCCGCCTATGCAAAGGTCAATGGCGGTACTGCCATTCCGCTGCCCGCGACGGTCATGGTCCAGCGTCGCTGCCCCCCGGACAAGGTGCGCCCCCTGCCGCCGACCCCCAATCATACGCCAT CCATACCTGGTCTGGGCAAGAGCGGCATCGACTTTAATACGAGCCGTCCAAATAGTCCGCCCACCAGCAATCACACCATACAGAGCCTGAAGAGCGGTAATAACAACAG CTTGCGTCCACCGACAGTGAAGAGTAACCACCAGAGTGGCATACCCTCGCCGAGTAGCCTCAATGCGGTGGCCCCCAGTGCACCACAGAAGCACTCCATGCTGGACAAGCTGAAGCTGTTCAACAAGGAGAAGCAACAGAATGTGGTAAATGCAGCTGCGGCTGCCAGTAAAACGCAGATCCAATCGAAGCGAACGTCCTCCTCGTCGGGCTTCAGTTCGGCGCGCTCGGAGAGATCTGATTCCAGTCTGAGCCTCAACGATGGCCACAATTCGCAGCTGAAGCCGCCGAGCATCAGTGTCAGTGTCCAGAAGAGTCAACAGAAGCACAATACGAAGCAGTCCAAGTTGCTGGCGGCGCAGCAGAAGAAGGATCAGTCGAAGACTGGCAAGTTGGACAAGAAGGAGAAGAGTCCGGCACGATCCCTACACAAGGAGGAGCAACAATCGGGGATGTCGGGCAATGAATCGCGCAGTTCCACCATGGGGCGAGCTGGAAAGAGCTCCTTAATGCGGGGCAATATCGAGAAGAACACTGCCAAGACGTCTTCCAAGTCATCGCTTCACTCCAAATCCGATTCCAAGTGCTCCCTGAAAAGTCAGGGTCAGAGTCAACAGCTCCTGCAAAGTCCCAGTGGCACAGGTTTGCCCAAGCCCATAGCGGCCATCAAGGGAACCAGCAAGCTGCCACAGCTGGGCGTGGCCAATGGATCCGGAGAGCTCTTCAAGCGCGAATCGAGTGACATATCCGCCAACCAGGCCAACATATcccaggagcaacagcagcaatcgcagcagcagctggctGTCAACCAAGCCACACATATCCTtaaggcattgccttcaaCTCCACCGCAACCACCACCGTACTATGCCAATGCACCGCCGCCTCCTCCACCGCACGCATCCCACATATCAGGAGTACCACATGGCGCTGGTTACTCTGGCCACGGCTCGGGCTACCTGAGTGAGCCCAGCACACCGCAACATGGCGGCATCTATGGCAGCAGCCGGTTGCCACCACCCAAGTCAGCGCTGAGTGCTCCACGCAAACTGGAATACAATGCGGGTCCACACATTCTGTCCTCGCCACCGGCACGTTCCCCGTTGCAGCGACCGACGCACAATTCGGCACCCAATACGCCCACCGCCTCGCCCAGTAAGTTCCATACGATTCCCTCGAAGATCGTTGGCACCATCTACGAGTCCAAGGAGGAACAGCTGCCCTCGACGGCGGCACAATCCgcggcagctgctgcctccgcctccgcctctgcctctgcctcctCGGTGCTGCCCATGCGACCGCTGCTGCGTGGCTACAACTCACACGTGACGCTGCCCACGCGAGGATCCCGGGGTGgacagcagcatcatcatcatcatcatcatcatccccATCAATCTTACTTGGACTTTTGCGAGTCGGATCTGGGACAAGGCTACTGCAGCGATGGCGATGCTTTGCGCGTGGGCAGCTCCACTTCGAGCAGTCGCTATCACGACATCGACAATGGGTATCTGTCCGAGGGCAGCAGCGGCTTGAGCGGCACAGGCTCAGCGGGAGCTGGTGTCTCCCATGGCAAACACTTTCTCAGCATGATGCGAGCTCGCACTCAGTTGCCCACAACCATTGAGGAACGGTAA